The DNA segment ATATGTCACTTGAATTGGGCTCAGGTATTTGATTATATGTTATATGGATTATATGGATCGAGGAGTGCTAGAAATCTAACTCCCCGCTCCTTTAATCTCTTAGAGctagtattatttattatttactatgttttctataattataaattttattctttattattgatAGCTGTATTGATATAATTGGTAATTTCAtcctttatattaatatttattttctctttaatatggGCTATCATCATGTGCAAATTTTCAGAAGATCAGTGAACATCTAGCAATGAATTTATCTTTTGGATCATCAGGAAGCATGCACACACTGGGATCTAGGGAGGTTAGGATTTGAAACAGCTGAGAAGTTCAAAATGCAGAAGTGAGAGCATGGAAGACACTTTAGTTTTTTGCCTAGTAACTAGCCCTCTGTGTTTCTGTGGGTAACACTCCTCAATTCAAGCAGCAACCATTAAATCAATAATGAAACTTCCTATGTCAGCCCCTAAATTGTAGTTTTTATATAGGGATAACTATCTAAGTTCTGACTTAATCTTagacacttttgagagtgaaggGACACTATAAGTAAGTATACAAGACTACAGACATAAACAGAGTATATCTCAGGTAACTTGGGGTCTATGGCCAGCCTATCCTATCCTAGACCTGATAATGCTAACTGCATTAGCAACATCTGGAGTCCTTATTGAACATTCTGGTTCCCAGACTCTACTCCACAATTTCTGAAATAAGTAGGACTGGCAAACTTGCTTTTCAATAAGCACTCCAGGTGTTTCTTATTCAGCTGAAGTTTTAGATCTAATAGGCTTATGAGACACTTAGCAAAGCAAGTTCCTATTAATTGAGAGTATATAATTTAACTACCCCTGCTTTGTATTCATTATTGCAGATTTAGCTGGCACATTTATGCTATTACTTGCTATAAAATGCACATTAACAGGAATGGAGTATAGTTTATATTATTACCTTGTGTTGCGATGATTATTCactaataaacttatttttagattCCAGAAAGTAGCTCAAACTAAACATTGATTGGTATCGTAGATAGATACATAAGTTGTTACACTTTAATTTGTGCTTTACAAGAAAAATAGCCACTAAAACCAGAATTTGAATGGATTTTCACCTAGGGTCAATCTGAAGAAGTAGaagattataaaaacaatttaatggcACACATGAATCCATGAATTAAATGACTCTCATTCCTGTCACTTTTTTTGTTCATAAGTGTTAGTCTGTTTTTCAGCTCTTAATAGCAACTGAAAGAGTTCAAAATTATTGATCTCTGTTATAACTTACAATATCattaaagtaaagaaaataacctTTGGATAAGACCAAAGGTCCTATtattaagtttttcctttttggggaaaaaaagaactttttctcttttttcagtagTGCAGATATATTAATAGAGAATTTCATTTGCTAAATACTTGATTCTAAaaactttaagagagaaaatattttacttcaggTGATAATGGATATTTTATTGACACTGATAAAACTATTAGATAATTCCCAAACTGTATATTTGGGGTACTCAAAAAGCTTAAATGTAACAAAGATGAAAGTGCTTATCTTTAGAATCATaattaaagttcttttttcccATGTaagatacatataaaaatgtaacttCTCCCTGTATAACTGATTTCTCAAAAAAagttcttttctgctttcctaAGATGGGAACCACCCACCACTCAGCCTGTGTAGTAGCAATCGTAAAGGTATTGCAGAATGATAATATTATATAGGTAATAATTTTTACCAAAAAGCTGATTTTGGTCTCGaccattatgaaaataaatgtggcTAAATTGAGGGCTGAAAATATTGCCATTTATGAGCCACTCACTTTCCTTAAGGTAATATCCTAGGTCTCCTTAAGGTAATATCCTAGGTATCTAATGTATCATAATTCACACAACCCCCATATTATTATTGTATGAATGTTATGAGActggaaacagagacagagagtcacACAACCAGTAAGTTTAAGAATAGGAATCAGAATGGAGTCATTTCCAATATTGAGCCGGTGTTCTTCTCTCAACTTTCTAGTGATTACTGAAATTTAAGAGTTTCAAACACCTCACAGAGAAGTGATACTTGAGATTAGCATCTGGTAAGGTTTATTTAATcgcaaaaataatgagaaagagaaatgaattaagTATCAAACTTGAAGACATATAAATTTGTTATCCAGCAAAATACTAATACActagtattataaaatattaagagcATTTTCAAATGTAGCTAATGAGAGTCATGGGGAAGAAATTACTTCCCGAGATTCTGAATTTAAGAAAACGCTGAACTGAAGGTCGACAATGATTATTATTATGTACAAAAGAGACCTCATGTGAAGTTTTGAAGATCCATAGAGCTACAAATATGTACAAATAGAATCAAACGCTGTGAATGAAAGACAAGTTGTTAAAACTCACGGAATTGTACTTACACATTCAGCCACCGGATGTCGCTGTCTTccacaaaattttttttggaacaaaGGCATAATCCTGTTTCTCGAGGACTAGAAAGGAACTACATTTGCAGATCTCGGCCGTTTCCATAAAAGTGGATGTAAGAAATCGAATAGGAAAATTCAGACAGCAGTTGTTCTAGACCGCTGATGCATCAATTTGTAAATCTCCAGAAAGGTATGATGTTGGTCTACAGACCCAGGGGGCCAAGAGACTGGCGCCTGCTTCTCTTGCTTCTGCTCGTCGCAGCCTGGAAGGCGGGGAGCGGTCAGGTCCACTACTCGGTCCCGGAGGAAGCCAAACACGGCACCTTCGTGGGCCGCATCGCGCAGGACCTGGGGCTGGAGCTGGCGGAGCTGGTGCCGCGGTTTTTCCGAGTGGAGTCCAAAGGTCGCGGGGATCTTCTGGAGGTAAATCTGCAGAATGGTATTTTGTTTGTGAATGCTCGGATCGACCGGGAGGAGTTGTGCGGGCGGAACGCAGAGTGTAGCATCCACCTGGAGGTGATCGTGGACAGGCCGCTGCAGGTTTTCCATGTGGAGGTGGAGGTGAAGGACATTAACGACAACCCACCAGTCTTCTCCGTCTCAGAACAAAAGCTTTCAATACCCGAATCTCGACTGCTTGACTCTCGATTTCCGCTAGAAGGCGCATCTGATGCGGATGTTGGAGAGAATGCAGTGCTTACTTACAGACTCAGTCCAAATGagtttttcattcttgatattataaacaaaaaagacaaaggcaAATTTCCAGTGCTTGTTCTAGGAAAAATGCTGGATCGTGAAGAAAACCCTCAGCTTCAGTTATTATTAACGGCAACCGATGGAGGCAAACCCGAATATACTGGATCTGTTACTCTGCTGATCTTGGTGTTGGATGCCAATGATAATGCGCCTATGTGTGACCGATCCGTTTATGAagttaaaatgtatgaaaattcaGCGAACCAAACGTTAGTAATATGGCTGAATGCGTCTGATGCGGATGaaggaataaacaaagaaatgataTATTCATTTAGTGCTTTGGTTCCATCCAGCGTAAGAAGGAAATTTCTAATGAATGAAAAAACGGGAGAAATacgaataaatgatgctattgACTTTGAGGATAGTAACACTTATGAAATTCATGTAGATGTGACAGATACAGGAAACCCACCAATGGTTGGTCACTGCACTGTCTTAGTGGAAATTCTGGATGAAAATGATAATTCACCTGAGGTGGTTATCACTTCTTTGGCTCTTCCGGTACAAGAAGATGCTCAGGTAGGCACTGTCATCGCCCTGATCAGCGTGTCCGACCGTGATTCTGGAGCTAATGGCCAGGTGACCTGCACACTGTCGCCCCATGTCCCCTTCAAGCTGGTGTCCACCTTCAAGAATTACTATTCGCTGGTGCTGGACAGCGCCCTGGACCGCGAGAGCGTGTCGGACTATGCTCTAGTAGTGACAGCACGGGACGGGGGCTCGCCTTCGCTGTCGGCCACGGCCAGCGTGTCCGTGGAAGTGGCCGACGTGAACGACAACGCGCCGACATTCGCGCAGGCCGAGTACACGGTGTTCGTGAAGGAGAACAACCCTCCCGGCTGCCACATCTTCACGGTGTCCGCGCGGGACGCGGACGCGCAGGAGAACGCGCTGGTGTCCTACTCGCTGGTGGAGCGGCGGGTGGGCGAGCGTGCGCTGTCGAGCTACGTGTCGGTGCACGCGGAGAGCGGCAAGGTGTACGCGCTGCAGCCGCTGGACCACGAGGAGCTGGAGCTGCTGCAGTTCCAAGTGAGCGCGCGCGACGCGGGCGTGCCCCCGCTGGGCAGCAACGTGACGCTGCAGGTGTTCGTGCTGGACGAGAACGACAACGCGCCCGCGCTGCTGCCGCTGCCtggggcgggcggcgcgggcggcgccGTGAGCGAGCTGGTGTGGCGGTCGGTGGGCGCGGGCCACGTGGTGGCGAAGGTGCGCGCGGTGGACGCGGACTCGGGCTACAACGCGTGGCTGTCGTACGAGCTGCAGCCGGCGGCGGGTGGCGCGCGCAGCCCGTTCCGCGTGGCGCTGTACACGGGCGAGATCAGCACGACGCGCAGCCTGGACGAGGCGGACTCGCCGCGCCAGCGCCTGCTGGTGCTGGTGAGGGACCACGGCGAGCCGGCGCTGACGGCCACGGCCACCGTGTTGCTGTCGCTGGTGGAGAGCGGCCAGGCGCCCAAGGCCTCGTCGCGGGTGTTGGCGGGCGCCGCTGGCGCGGAGACGGCGCTGGTGGATGTCAACGTGTACCTGATCATCGCCATCTGCGCGGTGTCCAGCCTGCTGGTGCTCACGCTGCTGCTGTACGTGGCGCTGCGGTGCTCGGCGCCGCCCAGCGAGGGCGCGTGCGGGCCGGGGAAGCCCACGCTGGTGTGTTCCAGCGCGGTGGGGAGCTGGTCGTACTCGCAGCAGAGGCGGCAGAGGGTGTGCTCTGGGGAGGGTCCGCCCAAGACCGACCTCATGGCTTTTAGTCCCAGCCTTACCCCGTGTCCAGTACCAGATGTGCAAAGGGAAGAACAGTCTAGTGGAGAGGACTACTCAAGGAAGGTGagttattactttttatttccatatgttgccttatgaataatattttattaaccGCTTTCCCCCATCTTATGTATGTCTCGGATATCTTCATCCTTTATAACATAGCATATTTCTATAATCAAATATTTTAGTAATAcctaatataatatttattttaaagttcatgttGTATTTTGTCTATTGTAccttatgcatttttttcttgatacttcaattttttaaattattcaacctatttttaaatattttatttccaatacAAGTATTTGATGTAGTTTGTAGGTTTTTTCCCTTAAACCACTGTCTTTTTTATGTTACCAGTATTTATGAGATTAgtactttatttaatttgtacTCATtagtactttaattttatttaactttcaaatCTAAATTTTGAAATGACCCTATTATCTTAACAAAGACTGCTCTGGTAAATTCTCTTGATGGTGAAACAATATAACTTATAATGCATACTATATCCTCAGTAGGCagtgtttacatttgtttttaatggtaaGATGTGTAGACTTAAAGTTTGTTCATAAATGtcataattggggcacctggatggctcattcggttgagcatcctactttgtctcaggtcatggtcctatGGGTtagaaccccacattgggctccctcctatgagcaggaagcctgcttaggatcctctgtcctcttctctctctgccccccaccccccgcccactcTCAggctctctcgcaaaaataaacattaaacataaaaatagttaTTATGTAATAGTTATTGACATAATTTTACGCAGTAGCTTTTTATCATCTACTCCTCTATCAGCATGAAATCTTGCTTATGATATTCAAGTATTAGCTTTTTCATTCTGAGGAAAGAGTCATGATTATGTTTAATAATGGAGAATCTTTGAAAATCACTTTAAGGAGCTCAAAAAGTTACTTTAGtcaaaattaatatgaaaaatttgaagagaaaattgaATTGTTCTCTTAGAATGTTTCCTACTGATTTCATATCATATAAGTGCAATTTAGGTTATAACTACTTTAGTCATCTTAAACAGGGTTGTGTTGGAAGAGGTGGACTGAGAAATGCCAGATAATTAACTCGCAGGATGCCAACACTATCCTATTCATTATTACATTCTAAAACATGTTATCTGATCcctatgatttcatttttgtttaagttcAGTGTTACCAAAATAGCAGTGCAACTAGTTTACGATCTTGACTCTGGTTCTTAGcaatactttttcctttctgtatgcAGACTGAATTTTTACTCTGAATGTGCCTCACAAAAAGCTTCCCATAAATCTTgaaatctcagggcacctgggtcactcagttggttaagtatccctctattgattttggcttaggacatgatcttgtagttcatgagttcgagcccacattggcTCCTCACCGCCAGtgcgacagtgtggagcctacttgggattctctctctctttgtctctgtctctccctgcccccccccccaaaaaaaaaaactaaaa comes from the Prionailurus bengalensis isolate Pbe53 chromosome A1, Fcat_Pben_1.1_paternal_pri, whole genome shotgun sequence genome and includes:
- the LOC122488269 gene encoding protocadherin alpha-10-like; this translates as MHQFVNLQKGMMLVYRPRGPRDWRLLLLLLLVAAWKAGSGQVHYSVPEEAKHGTFVGRIAQDLGLELAELVPRFFRVESKGRGDLLEVNLQNGILFVNARIDREELCGRNAECSIHLEVIVDRPLQVFHVEVEVKDINDNPPVFSVSEQKLSIPESRLLDSRFPLEGASDADVGENAVLTYRLSPNEFFILDIINKKDKGKFPVLVLGKMLDREENPQLQLLLTATDGGKPEYTGSVTLLILVLDANDNAPMCDRSVYEVKMYENSANQTLVIWLNASDADEGINKEMIYSFSALVPSSVRRKFLMNEKTGEIRINDAIDFEDSNTYEIHVDVTDTGNPPMVGHCTVLVEILDENDNSPEVVITSLALPVQEDAQVGTVIALISVSDRDSGANGQVTCTLSPHVPFKLVSTFKNYYSLVLDSALDRESVSDYALVVTARDGGSPSLSATASVSVEVADVNDNAPTFAQAEYTVFVKENNPPGCHIFTVSARDADAQENALVSYSLVERRVGERALSSYVSVHAESGKVYALQPLDHEELELLQFQVSARDAGVPPLGSNVTLQVFVLDENDNAPALLPLPGAGGAGGAVSELVWRSVGAGHVVAKVRAVDADSGYNAWLSYELQPAAGGARSPFRVALYTGEISTTRSLDEADSPRQRLLVLVRDHGEPALTATATVLLSLVESGQAPKASSRVLAGAAGAETALVDVNVYLIIAICAVSSLLVLTLLLYVALRCSAPPSEGACGPGKPTLVCSSAVGSWSYSQQRRQRVCSGEGPPKTDLMAFSPSLTPCPVPDVQREEQSSGEDYSRKVSYYFLFPYVAL